A window of the Streptomyces sp. NBC_00250 genome harbors these coding sequences:
- the abc-f gene encoding ribosomal protection-like ABC-F family protein: MHARAQLAMKDVSKAFGDRSVLDQVTLTIRPGERAGVIGENGSGKSTFLRLLAGLQQPDTGELTVAFPGGTGHLAQTLDLDPALTVQDAIDEALADLRELERLLREAEANLTDAAALDAYGELLTAFEERGGYEADARVTAAMYGLDLRHLTTDRVLGTLSGGERSRLALACVLAAQPELLLLDEPTNHLDRDAVDWLAGQLRAHRGTLVAVTHDRDFLERVTNVILEVDRDTRSITRYGDGWSGYRTAKAAARARWEQRHQEWLTELAQTEKLVASTGERLAVSGKDPREGFGKHRRSHEAKLGGQVRAARQQLWKLQQSPVPAPPKPLRFTAALKTAGPQAEPALLAGVTVGGRLHIEDLAVAPGGRLLVTGPNGAGKTTLLRVLAGDLEPGTGSARLPARIGYLPQELPAAPSRRPLLDAFAAGRPGPAEEYAEELLALGLFHEEDLALPVVALSVGQQRRLALARLVTRPVDLLVLDEPTNHVALSLVEELEQALAHYPGTVVAVSHDPGFRAGFGGEELRLQAGRIQ, encoded by the coding sequence ATGCACGCACGCGCCCAGCTGGCGATGAAAGACGTCTCCAAGGCCTTCGGTGACCGCTCCGTCCTGGACCAGGTCACCCTCACAATCCGCCCCGGCGAACGGGCGGGGGTGATCGGCGAGAACGGCTCCGGCAAGTCCACCTTCCTGCGCCTGCTCGCCGGCCTGCAGCAGCCCGACACCGGCGAGCTCACCGTCGCCTTCCCCGGCGGCACCGGCCACCTAGCCCAGACCCTCGACCTCGACCCCGCCCTCACCGTCCAGGACGCCATCGACGAGGCGCTCGCCGACCTGCGCGAACTGGAGCGGCTCCTGCGGGAGGCCGAAGCGAATCTGACCGACGCGGCAGCCCTCGACGCGTATGGGGAGCTGCTCACCGCGTTCGAGGAACGCGGCGGCTACGAGGCCGACGCGCGCGTGACGGCCGCGATGTACGGGCTGGACCTGAGGCACCTCACCACCGACCGGGTGCTCGGCACCCTGTCGGGCGGGGAACGTTCCCGCCTCGCGCTGGCCTGCGTGCTGGCCGCGCAACCTGAGCTGCTGCTGCTGGACGAGCCGACCAACCACCTCGACCGCGACGCCGTCGACTGGCTGGCCGGGCAGCTGCGCGCCCACCGCGGCACCCTCGTCGCAGTCACTCACGACCGCGACTTCCTCGAGCGGGTGACCAACGTGATCCTGGAGGTCGACCGCGACACCCGCTCGATCACCCGGTACGGCGACGGCTGGTCCGGCTACCGCACCGCCAAGGCCGCCGCCCGGGCGCGCTGGGAGCAGCGCCACCAGGAGTGGCTGACCGAGCTGGCTCAGACGGAGAAGCTCGTCGCTTCCACGGGCGAGCGGCTGGCCGTGAGCGGCAAGGACCCGCGGGAGGGCTTCGGCAAGCACCGCCGTTCCCACGAGGCCAAGCTCGGCGGTCAGGTGCGCGCGGCCCGTCAGCAGCTGTGGAAGCTTCAGCAGTCGCCCGTACCCGCCCCGCCGAAGCCGCTGCGCTTCACCGCGGCCCTGAAGACCGCAGGCCCCCAGGCCGAGCCCGCTCTGCTGGCCGGTGTCACCGTCGGAGGCCGACTTCATATCGAGGACCTGGCCGTCGCTCCGGGCGGGCGACTACTGGTCACCGGCCCCAACGGGGCGGGCAAGACCACCCTGCTGCGCGTACTGGCCGGTGACCTGGAGCCCGGCACCGGCAGCGCGAGGCTCCCGGCCCGCATCGGCTACCTGCCGCAGGAGCTGCCCGCCGCGCCCAGCCGGCGCCCCCTGCTCGATGCCTTCGCGGCCGGCCGGCCCGGCCCGGCCGAGGAGTACGCCGAGGAGCTGCTGGCCCTCGGTCTCTTCCACGAGGAAGACCTGGCACTGCCCGTGGTCGCGCTCTCCGTGGGGCAGCAACGGCGCCTGGCACTGGCCCGGCTGGTGACACGCCCGGTGGACCTTCTGGTCCTGGACGAGCCGACCAACCACGTGGCGCTGTCCCTGGTCGAGGAACTGGAGCAGGCCCTGGCCCACTACCCGGGTACCGTCGTCGCGGTCTCGCACGACCCCGGCTTCCGCGCCGGATTCGGCGGGGAAGAACTGCGCCTGCAGGCAGGCCGGATCCAGTAA
- a CDS encoding serine/threonine-protein kinase: MTRAAFQFPTLQSDDPDSLGGFQLVARLGEGGMGQVFLALSPGGQPTALKVIRHEFAGDAEFGQRFAREVGAAQKVRGAHLAPLLDADPQAERPWLATTYVAGPSLRDLVADHGPLPTEQVMLLAWGIAHALADIHAANVVHRDLKPGNIMLDESGPKVIDFGIVKSLTQSVTYRSHSTRIGTPLYMSPEQASGRAVGAASDIFALGSTLYFLAAGREAFAAENEWAVAHRVVADDPDVSLFTPPLRQLIAACLHKDPGQRPTPLRVREWCEEELGNALGPGAWMGITGARAAIQARTSALRALAVDGSEAPDAAFRNQPDSPYMTGGDEGGGTTEAGPDTSSAPAALPGTQILPQQVPNPIGPPSVGEVIGTHVAEILVAAGALVYASFRPLFSETWKKEPSGTQVAHVVERFNWQHPWEAIPSGIPGVETSWQAIPTGIIGTAAGLALALLFLLRLAGSQDLKKFGLAAGVICTGWIIIVTLLGLWVLAMTFGLEPSDDANPGYTIRTVLLPGGWMLLLANGLMADALRRTHGYLAGRAAGSP, encoded by the coding sequence GTGACGAGGGCAGCGTTTCAATTTCCTACATTGCAGTCGGACGATCCGGACAGTCTTGGGGGCTTTCAGCTGGTGGCGCGGCTGGGCGAGGGCGGTATGGGGCAGGTGTTTCTCGCTCTTTCCCCCGGTGGGCAGCCAACGGCTTTGAAGGTGATCCGTCACGAGTTCGCCGGAGACGCGGAGTTCGGACAGCGATTCGCGCGCGAGGTGGGCGCCGCACAGAAGGTGCGCGGTGCCCACCTCGCGCCGTTGCTGGACGCCGACCCCCAGGCCGAGCGGCCATGGCTGGCCACGACGTACGTGGCCGGGCCCTCCCTGCGGGACCTGGTGGCCGATCACGGTCCGCTGCCGACCGAGCAGGTGATGCTGCTGGCCTGGGGCATCGCCCACGCCCTCGCCGACATCCACGCCGCGAACGTGGTGCACCGGGACCTCAAGCCCGGGAACATCATGCTGGACGAGAGCGGTCCGAAGGTCATCGACTTCGGCATCGTCAAATCTCTGACCCAGTCGGTGACCTACCGGAGCCATTCCACCCGGATCGGCACCCCGCTGTACATGTCGCCCGAGCAGGCTTCGGGCCGCGCCGTCGGCGCGGCCTCCGACATCTTCGCGCTCGGTTCCACCCTGTACTTCCTCGCCGCCGGCCGTGAGGCGTTCGCCGCGGAGAACGAGTGGGCCGTTGCCCACCGCGTCGTCGCCGACGACCCGGACGTGTCCCTCTTCACTCCACCTCTGCGCCAACTGATCGCCGCCTGCCTACACAAGGACCCCGGCCAACGCCCGACACCGTTACGTGTGCGGGAGTGGTGCGAGGAAGAGCTGGGTAACGCACTCGGCCCGGGCGCCTGGATGGGGATCACCGGTGCCCGCGCGGCTATCCAGGCGCGCACCAGCGCTTTGCGCGCCCTCGCTGTCGACGGCTCGGAAGCGCCAGACGCCGCCTTTCGTAATCAGCCCGATTCCCCGTACATGACGGGTGGCGATGAAGGCGGTGGGACGACGGAGGCCGGGCCTGACACCTCATCGGCTCCCGCCGCGTTGCCGGGTACGCAGATACTGCCGCAGCAGGTGCCGAACCCGATCGGGCCCCCATCGGTGGGTGAAGTGATCGGCACCCATGTGGCAGAGATCCTCGTGGCAGCGGGAGCGCTCGTCTACGCGAGCTTCAGGCCGCTCTTTTCGGAGACATGGAAGAAGGAGCCCTCCGGCACTCAAGTGGCACACGTAGTCGAGCGCTTCAACTGGCAGCACCCTTGGGAAGCGATTCCCAGCGGCATCCCCGGAGTGGAGACGAGCTGGCAGGCGATACCCACCGGGATCATCGGTACAGCGGCCGGCCTCGCCCTGGCACTCCTGTTCCTGCTGAGGCTGGCCGGCAGCCAAGACCTGAAGAAGTTCGGCCTGGCGGCAGGCGTGATCTGTACCGGCTGGATCATCATCGTGACGCTTCTTGGTCTGTGGGTGCTCGCGATGACGTTTGGCCTTGAGCCCTCGGATGACGCCAACCCGGGATACACGATTCGCACCGTGCTCCTGCCTGGAGGGTGGATGCTACTTCTCGCAAACGGCCTGATGGCTGACGCGCTCCGACGCACGCACGGATACCTCGCAGGGCGGGCAGCAGGCAGTCCCTGA
- a CDS encoding DNA polymerase III subunit beta: MLIETGRNRITFSAYDFETAVSVTVPATTPLAKGSSLVDFPELKKTLAAMVAGETKADATGTCVSLAGDLLATEQLTVPVTTHDIHEYTQPLGAVPAMATMDAQAFLRQLNRVLPAAGRDDTLPVLTGIQITLDGETLTMAATDRYRFAVAEVPVPVPVTVAVQPSQEPLNALIPAATLSALAKRLKTHDGAVGIGILEAGQAEGQPGTDRSTPRATLSLGSVTVTMRSLVGGLPRYQSLFPKTCETSVQLDRATTERAVKKCQAILTAKGLKSVPVMFAWDADGNLTLAPRMDTTEEAARTKGMPIPTTVTHGTGEGLRGGIAAFNPAFLLDTLGTFTTDTITLHLGEMKDGRLSKPGLFTEGPEMAGQGYKHLLMHVRLA; this comes from the coding sequence GTGCTGATCGAGACCGGCCGGAACCGGATCACCTTCAGCGCCTACGACTTCGAGACCGCCGTCTCGGTCACGGTCCCGGCCACGACGCCGCTCGCGAAGGGCTCCTCGCTCGTCGACTTCCCCGAGCTGAAGAAGACGCTCGCGGCCATGGTCGCCGGTGAGACCAAAGCCGACGCGACCGGGACCTGCGTGTCGCTCGCCGGAGACCTGCTGGCCACCGAGCAGCTCACAGTGCCCGTCACCACGCACGACATCCACGAGTACACGCAGCCGCTGGGCGCCGTGCCCGCCATGGCCACCATGGACGCGCAGGCCTTCCTCCGACAGCTCAACCGCGTACTGCCCGCGGCGGGGCGCGACGACACGCTGCCCGTGCTCACCGGTATCCAGATCACGCTGGACGGCGAGACGCTCACCATGGCGGCCACGGACCGCTACCGCTTCGCCGTCGCGGAAGTCCCCGTCCCCGTCCCCGTCACCGTCGCCGTGCAGCCGTCACAGGAGCCGCTGAACGCGCTCATCCCGGCCGCCACCCTCTCCGCCCTGGCCAAGCGGCTGAAGACCCACGATGGAGCCGTGGGCATCGGCATCCTCGAAGCCGGCCAAGCCGAAGGACAGCCCGGGACCGACCGGTCCACTCCGCGCGCCACGCTGTCGCTGGGCTCCGTCACCGTCACCATGCGCTCGCTGGTCGGCGGCCTCCCCAGGTACCAGTCGCTCTTCCCCAAGACGTGCGAGACGTCGGTCCAGCTCGACCGCGCCACGACCGAACGAGCAGTGAAGAAGTGCCAGGCCATCCTGACCGCCAAGGGTCTCAAGTCCGTCCCCGTGATGTTCGCCTGGGACGCCGACGGCAACCTCACACTCGCCCCGCGCATGGACACGACCGAAGAAGCGGCCCGCACCAAGGGCATGCCCATCCCGACGACCGTCACCCACGGCACCGGCGAAGGCCTGCGCGGAGGCATCGCCGCCTTCAACCCAGCCTTCCTCCTGGACACGCTCGGCACGTTCACCACCGACACCATCACACTGCACCTGGGTGAGATGAAGGACGGACGGCTCAGCAAGCCCGGACTCTTCACCGAGGGGCCCGAGATGGCTGGGCAGGGCTACAAGCACCTGTTGATGCACGTCCGCCTGGCATGA
- a CDS encoding ABC transporter ATP-binding protein, with translation MVETVLSIRGLSYEVPGRSLFVSLDLEVAVGESVAVMGPSGSGKSTLLSCALGLVQPSGGAVEVGGVDMAGLRGAALARHRAEHIGMIFQFGELLPELSPTDNVALAALLAGMGRKDAYGRAEELLAQLGVPLAESSEELSGGERQRAAVARAVINSPTLLLGDEPTGALDEAAREKVADTLFDMPRRYGCGLLLVTHDPAVARRADRVMVLTGGVLAPAPEGQATGR, from the coding sequence GTGGTTGAGACGGTGCTGTCCATCAGGGGGCTGTCGTACGAGGTCCCCGGGCGGTCCTTGTTCGTTTCGCTGGACCTCGAAGTCGCGGTCGGGGAGTCCGTCGCCGTAATGGGGCCTAGCGGTTCGGGCAAGTCCACGTTGCTGTCCTGCGCTCTGGGGCTGGTCCAGCCTTCCGGCGGGGCGGTCGAAGTGGGCGGGGTGGACATGGCCGGTCTGCGGGGCGCGGCCCTGGCCCGGCACCGTGCCGAACACATCGGTATGATCTTCCAGTTTGGCGAACTCCTGCCGGAGCTCTCTCCCACGGACAACGTCGCCCTCGCGGCGCTGCTGGCGGGGATGGGGCGCAAGGACGCGTACGGACGGGCGGAGGAGCTGCTGGCGCAGCTGGGAGTGCCGCTCGCGGAGTCCAGCGAGGAGCTGTCCGGCGGTGAGCGGCAGCGGGCCGCGGTGGCACGTGCGGTGATCAACTCGCCGACGCTGCTTCTCGGGGACGAGCCGACCGGTGCTCTTGACGAGGCGGCCAGGGAGAAGGTGGCTGACACCTTGTTCGACATGCCGCGGCGGTACGGCTGCGGCCTGCTCCTGGTGACCCACGATCCGGCGGTGGCGCGTCGCGCCGACCGCGTCATGGTCCTGACCGGAGGAGTTCTGGCCCCAGCCCCCGAAGGGCAGGCGACGGGCCGATGA
- a CDS encoding ABC transporter permease translates to MTQHSLTRQLIAVGAAAGRRTEGGRVRFVALLLATSMLALAVASVLATHATYRGQASRGETRTPVFQEDVPGSTALAAWSVAGDSVPGGAPYPVVFLTRLSEDAPLPPGVSSWPEPGEAVLSPALRDHPGAEDITTRYGRMVGTIGNQGLQSPDELFAYVVPLSPAQGGTVRPITGYGPAAGPTFYTVGQSDNAKPEWTFLVLTGLLLVLPATVLLTVAARTGSHARDRRTALVAVLGATPRRRAVIVLGEALGPTTAGTLLTLVAVAVASAVDIRLPWAGHVLVASDLRGWWWAFLPAVLATAALVLATVVLSDATGRKRATGNRIRGARRSPAKWAVACPILLLIAVRGPDLFTPGTTAHVMTNWVGAAGTLATLPAAIAVATGALGKQLAGLGRRFGRPGLLIAGRRAATHPGPLARMTAGVVVAIGLLLQVAAWQGHNGAVAIAAQATADRIGSSALVIEPRAATTRQVTAFFRSLPANTAVLSLTANPEVNRLTIRGQCPALQSLKLACSPKRSTLSGPPADPRLRELFGWNNGSRHVVRVEQTDPVTSLNDGRGITQTVLVSRSSEDLSVPQIKHQAYRTFPMGAEVDTIGGEWLTGAKVNQLQGNWLTLFGLAGIAMLAAASGFAGLAEFLRNGRALAPVTTLTGSPRVYWFTAAHSVLVPLALAGVVGSVIGAWLAYPTTESGASYISGDLLFVCIAASVLIGAAGWVWGALVSIRQASTWRPRGE, encoded by the coding sequence ATGACACAGCACAGCCTGACCCGACAGCTGATCGCCGTCGGTGCGGCGGCGGGCCGCCGTACCGAAGGGGGACGCGTACGATTCGTCGCCCTGCTCCTGGCCACGTCGATGCTGGCCCTGGCGGTGGCGTCGGTGCTCGCCACGCATGCCACCTACAGAGGGCAAGCGTCGCGCGGAGAGACGCGTACTCCGGTATTTCAGGAGGACGTGCCGGGCAGTACAGCCCTTGCCGCCTGGAGCGTCGCCGGCGACTCGGTACCCGGCGGCGCCCCCTACCCGGTCGTCTTCCTCACCCGGCTGTCCGAGGACGCTCCGCTGCCCCCCGGGGTGTCCAGCTGGCCCGAGCCCGGCGAGGCCGTGCTCTCGCCGGCGCTGAGGGATCACCCTGGGGCCGAGGACATCACGACCCGGTACGGCCGCATGGTGGGCACGATCGGCAACCAGGGGCTGCAGTCGCCCGACGAGCTCTTCGCCTACGTCGTGCCGCTCAGTCCGGCTCAGGGAGGGACCGTCCGGCCGATCACAGGCTACGGACCGGCTGCCGGCCCCACGTTCTACACAGTGGGACAGTCGGACAACGCGAAACCCGAGTGGACGTTCCTGGTCCTGACCGGGTTGCTCCTCGTCCTGCCGGCCACGGTACTGCTCACGGTGGCGGCGCGGACCGGCTCTCACGCCCGGGACCGGCGTACCGCTCTGGTCGCGGTGCTCGGTGCCACACCACGACGCCGAGCCGTGATTGTCCTGGGTGAAGCCCTCGGGCCCACCACGGCGGGAACCCTGCTCACGCTGGTCGCGGTCGCCGTCGCATCGGCCGTCGACATCCGCTTGCCCTGGGCCGGACACGTCTTGGTCGCTTCCGACCTGCGCGGCTGGTGGTGGGCGTTCCTGCCGGCGGTCCTCGCGACTGCGGCGCTGGTACTGGCGACCGTGGTGTTGTCGGACGCGACCGGGCGAAAGCGCGCGACCGGCAACCGGATCAGAGGGGCACGCCGGTCTCCTGCGAAGTGGGCCGTGGCATGCCCGATTCTCCTCCTGATCGCCGTCCGTGGACCGGACCTCTTCACTCCGGGCACTACCGCCCACGTCATGACCAATTGGGTCGGCGCGGCCGGCACCCTGGCCACGCTCCCCGCCGCCATCGCCGTCGCCACCGGTGCACTGGGAAAGCAACTGGCCGGACTGGGACGCCGCTTCGGCCGACCGGGACTTCTCATCGCTGGCCGCCGCGCGGCGACCCACCCCGGCCCCCTGGCCCGTATGACCGCCGGAGTGGTGGTCGCCATCGGGCTGCTCCTCCAGGTGGCTGCCTGGCAGGGCCATAACGGCGCGGTCGCCATCGCCGCGCAGGCGACGGCCGACCGCATCGGGTCCTCGGCCCTCGTCATTGAGCCGCGAGCCGCCACGACCCGCCAGGTGACGGCGTTCTTCCGCTCGCTCCCCGCCAATACGGCGGTTCTTTCGCTGACCGCCAACCCTGAGGTGAACCGACTGACGATCAGGGGGCAGTGCCCCGCGCTCCAGAGCCTCAAGCTGGCATGCTCACCCAAGCGGTCGACCCTGTCGGGGCCGCCCGCGGATCCGCGCCTGCGTGAACTCTTCGGCTGGAACAACGGGAGCCGGCATGTGGTGCGCGTCGAACAGACCGACCCGGTGACATCGCTGAACGATGGGAGAGGAATCACCCAGACCGTTCTCGTGTCCCGCAGCTCGGAAGATCTCTCAGTACCGCAGATCAAGCACCAGGCGTACCGGACGTTCCCCATGGGGGCCGAAGTCGACACGATCGGCGGCGAATGGCTCACCGGTGCCAAAGTGAACCAACTCCAGGGAAACTGGCTCACTCTCTTCGGCCTCGCCGGTATCGCCATGCTGGCGGCGGCTTCAGGCTTCGCCGGCTTGGCGGAGTTCCTCCGCAACGGCCGCGCACTCGCACCCGTGACGACCCTGACTGGCAGCCCGCGCGTCTACTGGTTCACAGCCGCCCACAGCGTTCTCGTACCCCTGGCCCTGGCTGGCGTCGTGGGCTCCGTCATCGGCGCGTGGCTTGCATACCCCACCACCGAATCCGGTGCTTCGTACATCTCGGGGGATCTCCTCTTTGTGTGCATTGCGGCGTCCGTTCTCATCGGTGCCGCAGGCTGGGTGTGGGGTGCGCTGGTATCCATCCGCCAGGCGTCTACCTGGCGCCCACGCGGCGAGTAG
- a CDS encoding SRPBCC family protein — protein MARNRRLVLSSPSEVWSLLADGHRYGEWVTGTQQVLEADLHWPDVGARLRVRVGLGPLTLDDSCVVRICEPQRRLELEAKADPFGAARIAMNLIPWGENTLFVLDWHALRGPGTRMHGLPMDYAVRIRNGMMLTKLARIAVREHGGGDVGAPQHTGSG, from the coding sequence GTGGCCCGGAACCGCCGTCTGGTCCTCAGCTCGCCGTCCGAGGTCTGGAGCCTGCTGGCCGACGGCCACCGCTACGGGGAATGGGTGACCGGCACCCAACAGGTCCTCGAGGCCGATCTGCACTGGCCGGACGTGGGCGCCCGGCTGCGGGTCCGGGTCGGCCTCGGCCCTCTGACCCTCGACGACAGCTGCGTCGTCCGTATCTGCGAACCGCAGCGCCGTCTGGAGCTGGAGGCGAAGGCGGATCCCTTCGGCGCGGCCCGCATCGCCATGAACCTGATCCCCTGGGGCGAGAACACGCTCTTCGTCCTGGACTGGCACGCCCTGCGGGGCCCCGGCACCCGGATGCACGGACTCCCCATGGACTATGCCGTCCGGATCCGAAACGGCATGATGCTGACGAAACTGGCCCGGATCGCGGTGCGCGAGCACGGCGGAGGCGACGTCGGAGCCCCGCAGCACACGGGGAGCGGCTGA
- a CDS encoding ABC transporter permease gives MSSSLFTFTVKDFRAQLRQLVLTGAAVAVGVAFLVLSVGGAGALVRSYEQSAAADVGDAPVQVVPRAGSPLSADAATRAARVPQVMEVAERLVGHANVIAPSGRPLDDRALVTSIAADPALRWQRLAEGQWPEGPGEVVLDRKSARRVGVRPGGTVRLTKADGGTADVRLTGLLDTSASNTLGGQPAIGVPYAQVPTYATGVRAERLDLGIAPGADDLAVATAVKKELHGKVSAFTHAGAVEDAKRSAGTMYAIVMTAALSFVLIAMAVARMVVTNTFSVVLAQRARHLALLRCIGTDREQILRIIRRQGLMLGALASATGLAAGAAACALGTALLAGLADLGPIEVSLMPGGWTFGLAGAFGVLLTLWAVRKPARAAATVPPMAALAASGAAKLPEPGSRAVRESVSVLMLVAGAGLLVLGAFGGSALSLLVVTLGAILTFFAVLRYARHLLPPLVGLLGLALRRPFGTVGRLSVQQLRANAGRTAAASSAMLVGVTVAVSAVTAIGAAKGGLDTLLASRMPAVFTLDTDAGRVPIDAVTALRAASRELTVTPVRTATLTVDGRKTLVAAADPAGLNPDAEGVAAARTLKDGEALTLAGRGSTLTVAGTRLTAVPGAASLPVSLFPEATVYVTGATLDRLSPSGVTVSTVLLNPAGDTGHDAARAAVDRALAAHPEIRIADTGSDADLIRGMLDRMMLVVTVLLGFSIAIAAIGVAATLMLTVEERTREFGMLRAIGLAGGQLRRMLTLESVLLALTGALAGTLLGLVYGTLAAHSVLAGHVSPLEALASSGGTALTVLAILATTLLTGIAASVVPARRVRRMVVVDALQAT, from the coding sequence ATGTCGTCGTCACTGTTCACCTTCACCGTCAAGGACTTCAGGGCCCAGCTGCGCCAGCTGGTGCTCACGGGCGCGGCCGTCGCCGTCGGCGTGGCCTTCCTCGTCCTGTCCGTCGGCGGTGCGGGCGCGCTCGTCCGGTCCTACGAGCAGTCGGCCGCCGCCGACGTCGGCGACGCGCCCGTCCAGGTGGTCCCCAGGGCCGGTTCGCCGCTCTCCGCCGACGCGGCGACCCGCGCCGCACGGGTACCGCAGGTGATGGAGGTGGCCGAGCGGCTCGTCGGCCACGCGAACGTGATCGCCCCCTCCGGGCGCCCCCTCGACGACCGTGCCTTGGTCACCTCGATCGCCGCCGATCCGGCCCTGCGCTGGCAGCGCCTCGCCGAAGGCCAGTGGCCCGAAGGCCCCGGCGAAGTCGTCCTGGACCGGAAGAGCGCGCGGCGCGTCGGCGTACGGCCGGGTGGCACCGTACGGCTGACGAAGGCCGACGGCGGCACGGCGGACGTCCGGCTCACCGGGCTCCTCGACACCTCCGCCTCGAACACCCTCGGCGGGCAGCCCGCGATCGGGGTGCCGTACGCGCAGGTGCCGACGTACGCAACGGGGGTACGGGCGGAACGCCTCGACCTTGGCATCGCCCCGGGCGCGGACGACCTCGCGGTGGCGACGGCGGTCAAGAAGGAACTGCACGGCAAGGTCTCCGCTTTCACACACGCCGGGGCCGTCGAGGACGCGAAGCGGAGCGCCGGAACGATGTACGCAATCGTGATGACGGCTGCGCTGTCGTTTGTCCTCATCGCGATGGCCGTGGCGCGCATGGTCGTCACCAACACCTTCTCCGTGGTCCTCGCCCAACGCGCCCGCCATCTCGCCCTGTTGCGGTGCATCGGCACCGACCGCGAGCAGATCCTCCGGATCATCCGCCGCCAGGGCCTCATGCTCGGCGCGCTCGCCTCCGCCACCGGGCTCGCGGCGGGCGCGGCGGCCTGCGCCCTCGGCACGGCACTACTCGCCGGCCTCGCCGACCTGGGCCCCATCGAGGTGTCGCTGATGCCGGGCGGGTGGACGTTCGGGCTCGCCGGGGCCTTCGGGGTGCTGCTCACCCTGTGGGCGGTGCGCAAGCCGGCCCGGGCCGCCGCCACCGTGCCCCCGATGGCCGCGCTCGCGGCGAGCGGGGCGGCGAAGCTGCCGGAGCCGGGCAGTCGGGCCGTCCGGGAGTCGGTCTCCGTACTGATGCTGGTCGCCGGTGCGGGACTTCTTGTGCTGGGCGCGTTCGGCGGCTCGGCACTCTCCCTGCTCGTCGTGACGCTGGGCGCGATCCTCACCTTCTTCGCCGTCCTGCGGTACGCGCGCCATCTGCTGCCGCCGCTCGTCGGACTGCTCGGCCTGGCGCTGCGCCGGCCGTTCGGCACGGTCGGCCGGCTGTCCGTACAGCAACTGCGGGCGAACGCCGGCCGCACCGCCGCCGCCTCCTCGGCGATGCTGGTCGGCGTGACCGTCGCCGTCTCGGCCGTGACCGCGATCGGAGCCGCCAAGGGCGGACTCGACACGCTGCTCGCGAGCCGAATGCCGGCGGTCTTCACCCTGGACACGGACGCAGGCCGGGTGCCCATCGACGCGGTCACCGCCCTGCGCGCCGCCTCTCGCGAACTGACGGTCACGCCTGTGCGTACCGCGACCCTCACCGTCGACGGCCGGAAGACGCTGGTCGCGGCGGCCGACCCGGCGGGCCTCAACCCGGACGCCGAGGGAGTGGCAGCGGCCCGCACCCTGAAGGACGGCGAGGCGCTCACCCTCGCGGGCCGGGGAAGCACGCTGACCGTCGCCGGCACCCGGCTCACCGCCGTACCAGGCGCGGCTTCGCTGCCCGTCTCCCTCTTCCCGGAGGCGACGGTGTACGTCACCGGGGCCACCCTCGACCGGCTTTCGCCGAGCGGAGTCACCGTCTCCACCGTGCTCCTCAACCCTGCGGGGGACACCGGCCACGACGCGGCCCGCGCGGCGGTCGACCGGGCCCTCGCCGCCCACCCGGAGATCCGGATCGCGGACACCGGATCCGACGCCGACCTGATCCGCGGGATGCTCGACCGGATGATGCTCGTGGTCACAGTCCTGCTCGGCTTCTCGATCGCGATCGCCGCGATCGGCGTGGCCGCCACCCTGATGCTCACGGTGGAGGAACGCACCCGCGAGTTCGGGATGCTCCGCGCGATCGGCCTCGCGGGCGGGCAGCTGCGCCGGATGCTGACCCTGGAGTCGGTGCTGCTCGCCCTCACGGGAGCGCTCGCGGGAACACTCCTGGGACTGGTCTACGGCACGCTCGCGGCCCACTCGGTCCTCGCCGGCCACGTCTCCCCGCTGGAAGCCCTCGCCTCCTCGGGCGGCACGGCCCTGACGGTCCTCGCCATCCTGGCGACGACGCTCCTGACGGGCATCGCGGCCTCGGTCGTCCCGGCCCGGCGGGTCCGGCGGATGGTCGTGGTGGACGCGCTCCAGGCGACGTAG
- a CDS encoding IS5 family transposase has protein sequence MKRGDLTDAQWARLEPLLPTGKNPGRSPIWTRRQLINGIRWRTRTGAPWRDVPERYGPWGRVYDLFRRWQRDGTWKRFLAELQAQADAKHLIMWDIDVDSTVCRAHQHAAGLEKRGNCRSSRQVVSTSSRPAADSDAHAEV, from the coding sequence GTGAAACGTGGCGATCTGACCGATGCTCAGTGGGCCCGGCTGGAGCCGTTGCTGCCAACGGGCAAGAACCCTGGACGGTCGCCGATTTGGACCCGGCGACAGCTGATCAACGGCATACGCTGGCGGACACGCACCGGGGCGCCGTGGAGGGATGTGCCAGAGCGGTACGGTCCCTGGGGCCGCGTGTACGACCTGTTCCGTCGCTGGCAGCGGGACGGCACCTGGAAACGCTTCCTCGCCGAGCTGCAGGCCCAGGCCGACGCAAAGCATCTGATCATGTGGGACATCGACGTCGACTCCACGGTGTGCCGGGCCCACCAGCACGCCGCCGGGCTCGAAAAGAGGGGGAACTGCAGGTCGAGCCGCCAGGTGGTGTCGACATCGAGCCGGCCGGCCGCGGACTCGGACGCTCATGCGGAGGTTTGA